One genomic segment of Oncorhynchus kisutch isolate 150728-3 linkage group LG15, Okis_V2, whole genome shotgun sequence includes these proteins:
- the LOC109905089 gene encoding wolframin-like, with protein sequence MEPSPPSTPTTLKPGPTSPPSATPKSTQGTRPTLTLPISTSSVPTSPVSTSSSSHPGPPLSPSSPSLSTPPASPLRQPIRPVSQAGRSQLNAASRSAEERRGAGAARDTPVSPPTTPLRQASVAQPEEPEEELSVEELEERAKSGDAKAQGRMGRYYLALAEERDEEVNNCTAVSWLVQATKQGRKDAVKMLQRCLATRKGITSENFEEVKKLCTETRFERGVRKAALVMYWKLNPEKKRRVAVSEMLENVEHVNTEPDDAATQGPISSSMQKQRRVLESLVTSKASCYDVGLDDFVETTKKYAQGIPPSTTMAGDGGDDDDDEAVKNPDDLPLHKKVLKFPLHALLEIKEHLINWASRAGMQWLSALIPTHHINALIFFFIISNLTIDFFIFLIPLLIFYLSLFSMVICTLRVFQNSKAWENFRALTELLLRFEPGLDLEQAETNFGWTHLEPYLYFLLSVVFVVFSFPVADKTWIPCSELATVALFFTVTSFLSLQASAELFARRALLTEVLSGVCALTQLLPDSVWFLRVLGTTFVTVPLGEMVALNVGVPCLLYGHLIYLLFRMAQRRGFRGTYLCLVPYMVCFVWCELCLALLHSSSTIGLIRTCAGYLLFLFALPVLTLGLAAMLLFKVLQWFMALEITKMLVTLTVCTVPFVLRMWMRFSLNPLVVARFLSRSSVVKLILVWLSALMMFCWMYVYRSEGMKVYNSTLTWPEYSNLCGPKAWKEYNMAQTQILCSHLEGHRVTWTGRFKYARITDIENGAQSIIGLLPVSVGNWMRCLYGEAYPLCENTTDPTAPHQALPTPLPEDPLCKLKKLAKHECHVKHFDRHKFEVTLGMPLERKSKNGTIIEDEDATKDIVLKASSEFGPVLLHLSAGSLVEFSTVLEGRLGSKWPVFELKAIHCLMCADARVPSGRQYKIEHDWRHTAQEALQFAFDFFFNPFLTARLKQDTETQTTQGRGGLDQG encoded by the exons ATGGAACCATCACCCCCCAGCACCCCAACCACCTTGAAACCTGgccccacctcccctccctcagCTACCCCTAAATCTACCCAAGGCACTAGACCCACCTTGACCCTGCCTATATCCACCTCATCCGTCCCGACCTCTCCGGTCTCAacttcctcctcttctcatcctggtccccctctctctccttcctcgccctccctctccacccctcctgccTCCCCCCTGCGGCAGCCCATCAGGCCTGTCTCCCAGGCAGGACGATCCCAGCTCAATGCTGCCAGCCGGtcagctgaggagaggaggggggctgGTGCTGCTAGAGATACCCCGGTCAGCCCCCCTACTACCCCTCTACGACAGGCTTCAGTAGCTCAGCCAG aggaGCCAGAGGAGGAGCTGAgtgtggaggagctggaggagagggcCAAGTCTGGAGATGCCAAAGCCCAGGGTAGG atgGGCCGGTACTACTTGGCCCtagctgaggagagagatgaggaggtgaACAACTGTACAGCAGTGAGCTGGCTGGTGCAGGCCACCAAACAGGGCCGCAAGGACGCAGTCAAGATGCTACAGCGCTGCCTAGCAACCAGGAAAG GCATCACGTCAGAGAACTTTGAGGAGGTGAAGAAGCTGTGTACGGAGACCAGAtttgagagaggagtgaggaaggCTGCTCTGGTCATGTACTGGAAGCTCAAcccagagaagaagagaagggtgGCAGTGTCTGAGATGCTCGAGAACGTGGAACACGTCAACACTGAGCCAG ATGACGCTGCCACCCAGGGCCCCATATCCAGCTCCATGCAGAAACAGAGGAGAGTTCTGGAGAGCCTCGTCACCAGCAAAG cCAGTTGCTATGACGTGGGTCTGGATGACTTTGTAGAGACCACTAAGAAGTACGCTCAGGGCATCCCCCCCTCTACCACTATGGCTGGGGACGGCGGTGACGATGACGATGATGAAGCTGTGAAGAACCCAGACGACTTGCCCCTTCACAAGAAG GTGTTGAAGTTCCCCCTACATGCCCTGTTGGAGATCAAGGAGCACCTGATTAACTGGGCGTCCCGGGCAGGCATGCAGTGGCTCAGTGCCCTCATCCCCACGCACCACATCAACGCTCTCATCTTCTTCTTCATCATCAGCAACCTCACCATCGACTTCTTCATCTTTCTCATCCCCCTGCTCATCTTCTACCTGTCCTTGTTCTCCATGGTCATCTGCACACTGCGCGTCTTCCAG AACTCCAAGGCGTGGGAGAACTTCCGGGCCCTTACAGAACTGCTGTTACGTTTTGAGCCCGGCCTGGACCTAGAGCAAGCTGAGACTAACTTCGGCTGGACCCACCTGGAGCCCTACCTCTACTTCCTGCTGTCAGTGGTCTTCGTGGTCTTCTCCTTCCCCGTGGCTGACAAGACCTGGATCCCCTGCTCCGAGCTGGCCACCGTGGCCCTGTTCTTCACCGTCACCTCCTTCCTCAGCCTCCAAGCCTCCGCTGAGCTCTTCGCCCGCCGCGCCCTGCTCACAGAGGTCTTATCGGGGGTCTGTGCCCTTACACAACTATTACCTGATAGTGTCTGGTTCCTGCGGGTGTTAGGCACAACGTTTGTGACGGTGCCGCTAGGGGAGATGGTGGCGCTGAACGTGGGCGTGCCGTGTCTTCTCTACGGGCACCTGATCTACCTGCTGTTCCGCATGGCCCAGCGGAGGGGCTTCAGGGGCACCTACCTCTGCCTCGTACCCTACATGGTCTGCTTCGTCTGGTGTGAGCTCTGCCTGgccctgctccactcctcctccaccatcgGTCTGATTCGGACCTGTGCGggctacctcctcttcctgttcgcaCTGCCTGTCCTCACCTTAGGCTTGGCGGCCATGTTGCTCTTCAAGGTCCTCCAGTGGTTCATGGCTCTGGAGATCACCAAGATGCTGGTGACTCTGACTGTTTGCACGGTCCCGTTTGTGTTGCGGATGTGGATGCGGTTCAGCCTGAACCCGCTGGTGGTGGCACGGTTCCTGTCACGAAGCAGCGTGGTGAAGCTCATCCTGGTGTGGCTAAGTGCTTTGATGATGTTCTGCTGGATGTATGTCTACCGCTCAGAAGGCATGAAG GTGTATAACTCCACCCTCACGTGGCCGGAGTACAGTAACCTGTGTGGGCCCAAGGCCTGGAAGGAATACAACATGGCCCAAACCCAGATCCTGTGTTCTCACCTGGAGGGCCACCGGGTCACCTGGACAGGACGCTTCAAATACGCCCGCATTACCGACATCGAGAACGGAGCCCAGTCCATCATCGGCCTACTTCCTGTGTCCGTAGGGAACTGGATGAGATGTCTCTATGGTGAGGCCTATCCCCTCTGTGAAAACACCACCGACCCCACTGCCCCTCACCAGGCCCTTCCCACACCTCTTCCAGAAGACCCCTTATGCAAACTGAAAAAGCTGGCCAAACACGAGTGCCACGTGAAGCACTTCGACCGCCACAAGTTCGAGGTGACCTTGGGCATGCCCCTGGAGAGGAAGAGTAAGAACGGGACCATCATAGAGGACGAAGACGCCACCAAGGACATCGTCCTGAAGGCCAGTAGTGAGTTTGGCCCAGTGCTGCTGCACCTGAGCGCTGGCAGCTTGGTAGAGTTCAGTACGGTTCTAGAAGGACGCTTGGGCTCCAAGTGGCCTGTGTTTGAGCTGAAGGCCATCCACTGTCTGATGTGTGCGGACGCCCGAGTGCCCAGCGGCAGGCAGTATAAGATAGAACACGACTGGAGGCACACGGCCCAGGAGGCACTGCAGTTTGCCTTTGACTTCTTCTTCAACCCATTCCTCACCGCACGGCTGAAGCaggacactgagacacagacCACACAGGGCAGAGGAGGATTAGACCAAGGCTAG